The Burkholderia pyrrocinia genome includes a window with the following:
- a CDS encoding pirin family protein, with amino-acid sequence MTTTARMQRANRGSHFRAYRLHGADQALLDPFMGVDHAWMSEPTFPPHPHAGFSAVTYLFLDSETGIANRDSLGNSVLIEPGGLHWTAAGRGVVHEENPAVLGSTTHLLQIFVNLPRERQEAAPFALTLPARDVPVAQQPGVRIRVPLGNFGDVHSPLVPPTDVTLLDISLDAGVALDVPLPAGHQAFVMPIFGNAELDGQTFGLDNLGVPILPAASEATTFKLVGKPGGAKVAVFIGRPLHQPVLSNGPMAFASQESLNAATAAYHRGDLGSL; translated from the coding sequence ATGACCACCACCGCCCGCATGCAACGCGCGAATCGCGGAAGCCATTTCCGGGCATACCGCCTCCACGGCGCAGATCAGGCGCTACTTGATCCCTTCATGGGGGTCGACCATGCGTGGATGAGCGAACCAACGTTTCCGCCGCATCCACACGCTGGCTTTTCCGCGGTCACCTATCTGTTCCTTGATTCGGAGACGGGTATTGCCAACCGCGATTCGTTGGGCAACAGCGTGCTGATCGAGCCAGGCGGCCTGCATTGGACGGCAGCCGGGCGTGGTGTGGTCCATGAAGAGAACCCTGCCGTTTTGGGTAGTACAACCCACCTTCTGCAGATTTTCGTGAATCTACCTCGAGAGCGTCAGGAAGCCGCACCATTCGCACTGACCCTGCCGGCTCGAGATGTGCCGGTGGCGCAGCAACCTGGCGTGCGGATTCGCGTTCCCCTGGGCAACTTCGGGGACGTGCACTCCCCGCTGGTGCCGCCGACCGACGTCACATTGCTGGATATTTCGCTTGACGCTGGCGTGGCGCTGGACGTTCCGTTGCCCGCAGGGCATCAGGCCTTCGTCATGCCGATCTTTGGCAATGCGGAACTGGATGGACAGACCTTCGGACTGGACAACCTCGGGGTTCCAATCCTTCCTGCTGCGAGCGAAGCGACGACATTCAAGCTCGTCGGAAAACCCGGCGGAGCCAAGGTCGCGGTTTTCATCGGCCGCCCGTTGCATCAACCCGTTCTTTCGAATGGCCCCATGGCTTTCGCGAGCCAGGAGAGCCTGAACGCCGCAACCGCTGCGTATCACCGTGGCGATCTGGGAAGCCTGTGA
- a CDS encoding isochorismatase family protein has translation MKVERFTAENSALLLIDHQVGTMKLIKNIDHELAVKQSIALAKMAKILNLPVVITSSQEDHAQGPILPEIAQILPQEHAARIKRPGVVNAWAYPDFRDAVLATGRKNLIMAGVTTDVCLIFPSIDAALEGFNVQAVMDASGSPSDLSEEFSRQRMHDAGVVLTATNTLMAEIAQDWSTPAGQQLIGLLFSDVFPALGASIS, from the coding sequence ATGAAGGTTGAACGATTCACGGCCGAAAATAGCGCCTTGCTGCTCATCGACCATCAGGTTGGCACGATGAAGCTGATCAAGAATATCGATCACGAACTGGCAGTCAAGCAGTCGATCGCGCTGGCCAAGATGGCGAAGATCCTGAACCTGCCCGTCGTCATTACGTCGAGCCAGGAAGACCATGCCCAAGGTCCGATTCTTCCGGAGATCGCCCAAATCCTGCCGCAGGAGCACGCGGCCCGGATCAAGCGCCCCGGCGTGGTGAATGCCTGGGCCTACCCGGACTTCCGCGATGCCGTGCTCGCCACCGGGCGGAAGAACCTGATCATGGCGGGTGTTACCACCGATGTCTGCCTGATCTTCCCGTCGATCGATGCTGCGCTCGAAGGCTTCAACGTTCAGGCTGTGATGGACGCGTCGGGCTCGCCCAGCGATCTTTCCGAAGAGTTTTCGCGGCAGCGGATGCATGACGCAGGTGTTGTGCTCACTGCTACCAATACGCTCATGGCGGAGATCGCACAAGACTGGTCCACACCTGCTGGGCAACAGTTGATCGGGTTGTTGTTCAGCGATGTCTTTCCGGCCCTCGGCGCAAGCATTTCCTGA
- a CDS encoding alkene reductase: MSKLLTPVRIGRYVAPNRLVMAPMTRSRAGDDGVPSDMTVTYYAQRASAGLIISEGVFPSAMGKGYVHTPGIETDAQVAAWKKVTEAVHARGGRIFMQLMHCGRVSHPSLLDGATPVAPSAIKPEGQAWTPAGQVDFVTPRALGLSEIAGVIDQYRQATRRAIDAGFDGVELHGASGYLPEQFLSSGSNQRHDQYGGSVEGRARFVLEVLDAMVAEAGADRVGIKISPEMNYNSITDAAPQETYTYLVDKLRGLGLAYLHVALFGTKVDYHALLRPLFDGAYLIGSGLTQESAEAVLDAGQADATVFGSAFLANPDLPERFRQGAALNSPDRDTFFAPPTAKGYIDYPTLAAEAA; the protein is encoded by the coding sequence ATGAGCAAGCTTCTCACCCCTGTTCGCATTGGCCGCTATGTCGCGCCGAACCGCCTTGTGATGGCCCCGATGACCCGGTCCCGCGCTGGCGACGATGGTGTTCCCAGCGACATGACCGTCACGTACTACGCGCAGCGCGCCAGCGCCGGTCTCATCATCTCGGAAGGCGTGTTTCCGTCCGCCATGGGCAAGGGCTACGTGCATACGCCGGGCATCGAGACCGACGCCCAGGTCGCCGCGTGGAAGAAGGTGACCGAGGCGGTTCACGCTCGTGGCGGGCGCATCTTCATGCAGTTGATGCATTGCGGTCGGGTCTCGCATCCTTCGTTGCTCGATGGCGCCACGCCAGTCGCCCCGTCTGCCATCAAACCCGAAGGCCAGGCTTGGACGCCCGCCGGCCAGGTCGACTTCGTCACACCCCGCGCATTGGGCCTGAGTGAGATCGCCGGCGTCATTGATCAGTATCGCCAAGCCACCCGCCGCGCAATCGACGCTGGCTTCGACGGTGTCGAACTGCATGGTGCATCTGGTTACCTGCCCGAACAATTCCTGTCGTCGGGAAGCAACCAGCGCCACGATCAATACGGTGGTTCGGTCGAGGGCCGAGCCCGCTTCGTGCTCGAGGTGCTGGACGCGATGGTCGCCGAAGCCGGGGCGGACCGTGTCGGCATCAAGATTTCTCCGGAGATGAACTACAACAGCATCACGGATGCAGCGCCGCAGGAAACCTACACCTATCTCGTCGACAAACTTCGCGGACTGGGCCTGGCCTATCTGCATGTCGCCCTGTTCGGGACGAAGGTCGACTACCACGCGCTGCTGCGCCCCCTGTTCGATGGCGCCTACCTGATCGGGAGCGGCTTGACGCAGGAGAGTGCCGAAGCCGTGCTCGACGCAGGCCAGGCCGATGCCACGGTATTCGGCAGCGCGTTCCTTGCCAACCCGGACCTGCCGGAACGCTTCCGCCAAGGCGCCGCCCTCAACTCGCCTGACCGCGATACGTTCTTTGCACCGCCCACCGCCAAGGGATACATCGACTATCCCACGCTGGCTGCCGAAGCAGCCTGA
- a CDS encoding VWA domain-containing protein yields the protein MITLEKRAAKVAIVLEKRQILKPPVVRVGAALDISGSAKPLYQSGVIQETHDRILGIALKFDDNGEVDTWTFTEGYDRLPTATPDNYGSYISDYVLEARIDKWGGTQYAPVMNDIVDFFFRAPEPAPKREEKRGFLSRLFGGADETPAPAASAPANGHLPAWVLFVTDGQNPKNDRKRVRQLLAESQHFPLYWSLVGVGDPSEFGFLAEVADEMPNVGFLHLESLDVSDEQIYEQLITQEFCDWVRAK from the coding sequence ATGATTACGCTTGAGAAACGCGCGGCGAAGGTCGCGATCGTCCTCGAAAAACGCCAGATCCTGAAGCCGCCCGTCGTGCGCGTCGGCGCGGCGCTCGACATCTCGGGCTCCGCGAAGCCGCTTTACCAGTCGGGCGTGATCCAGGAGACGCACGACCGGATCCTCGGCATTGCACTGAAGTTCGACGACAACGGCGAAGTCGACACGTGGACCTTCACCGAAGGCTACGACCGCCTGCCGACCGCGACGCCGGACAACTACGGTTCGTACATCTCCGACTACGTGCTCGAAGCGCGGATCGACAAGTGGGGCGGCACGCAGTACGCGCCGGTGATGAACGACATCGTCGACTTCTTCTTCCGCGCGCCGGAGCCGGCGCCGAAGCGCGAGGAAAAGCGCGGCTTCCTGAGCCGGCTGTTCGGCGGCGCGGACGAAACGCCCGCGCCGGCCGCATCCGCGCCGGCGAACGGCCATCTGCCCGCATGGGTGCTGTTCGTCACCGACGGCCAGAACCCGAAGAACGACCGCAAGCGCGTGCGCCAGTTGCTGGCCGAGTCGCAGCACTTCCCGCTGTACTGGTCGCTCGTCGGCGTCGGCGATCCGAGCGAATTCGGCTTCCTCGCGGAAGTCGCGGACGAGATGCCGAACGTCGGCTTCCTGCATCTCGAATCGCTCGACGTCAGCGACGAACAGATCTACGAACAGTTGATCACGCAGGAATTCTGCGACTGGGTGCGCGCGAAGTAA
- a CDS encoding toxic anion resistance protein codes for MKPLFDEKKPDTVNDHSSISPSLPAIASTGFAPAAHPISIVEIDLLGAAQSTRIAAFSQQILASVRASDADQFGDKLNELIATAKGLDPRGVDKGGLLTQVTRLFRSTKEKLLSQYESVSKRMDTLVVELENHAQRQKAGIDELERMYNDNYALHQALAQSKAHGETALATLRAHLAAGQQQPDDAFGAQRLLDVKRKVDALESKLDDLDRAMLMSKQLAPQIRMEQDQKRTLTSKFMTIKTVLIPAWTNAFALYLEQLSTKRAAALANATYDAADEAIRAQADLNRQNAQEVAKLGQRPVISTDTFEYAQQQLFGAFDDITQIIADGKRQREQDAPRLRQLEQDLITRFAPKHH; via the coding sequence ATGAAACCCTTATTCGACGAAAAGAAGCCTGACACGGTCAACGATCACTCTTCGATCTCACCTTCCCTGCCCGCCATTGCATCAACCGGATTCGCGCCGGCGGCGCATCCGATCTCCATTGTGGAAATCGACCTACTCGGCGCGGCCCAAAGTACCCGCATCGCCGCCTTCTCCCAGCAGATTCTCGCCAGCGTCCGCGCGTCGGATGCCGACCAGTTCGGCGACAAGCTCAACGAACTGATTGCAACCGCGAAGGGGCTCGACCCGCGCGGCGTCGACAAGGGCGGGCTGCTCACGCAGGTCACACGGCTGTTCCGCTCGACCAAGGAGAAGCTGCTGTCGCAGTACGAGTCGGTGAGCAAGCGGATGGACACGCTCGTCGTCGAGCTGGAAAACCATGCGCAGCGCCAGAAGGCCGGCATCGACGAGCTCGAGCGGATGTACAACGACAACTACGCGCTGCACCAAGCGCTCGCGCAGTCGAAGGCGCACGGCGAAACGGCGCTCGCGACGCTGCGCGCGCATCTCGCGGCCGGCCAGCAGCAGCCGGACGACGCGTTCGGCGCGCAGCGCCTGCTCGACGTGAAGCGCAAGGTCGACGCGCTCGAGAGCAAGCTCGACGACCTCGACCGCGCGATGCTGATGTCGAAGCAGCTCGCGCCGCAGATCCGGATGGAGCAGGACCAGAAACGCACGCTGACGTCGAAATTCATGACGATCAAGACCGTGCTGATCCCCGCGTGGACCAACGCGTTCGCGCTCTACCTCGAGCAGCTCAGCACGAAGCGCGCGGCGGCGCTCGCGAACGCGACGTACGACGCGGCCGACGAGGCGATCCGCGCGCAGGCCGACCTGAATCGCCAGAACGCGCAGGAAGTCGCGAAGCTCGGCCAGCGCCCGGTGATCTCGACCGACACGTTCGAATATGCGCAGCAGCAGTTGTTCGGCGCGTTCGACGACATCACGCAGATCATCGCCGACGGCAAGCGCCAGCGCGAGCAGGACGCACCGCGCCTGCGCCAGCTCGAACAGGACCTGATCACCCGATTCGCTCCGAAGCACCATTGA